A stretch of the Planktothricoides raciborskii GIHE-MW2 genome encodes the following:
- a CDS encoding DUF6932 family protein, protein MIPEFDENGNLPPGVHFCDWQEFVERFGTNDTRRRMIAGLQLAMTQLTAAGCRTIYINGSFVTIKPNPQDFGACYDNETVDIDYLRINAPRLLNHYDRAGQKAKYRGEIFPSQQAIGNYGINSFELFQRDRQQNVKGIIAIDLTTFEL, encoded by the coding sequence ATGATTCCAGAATTTGATGAAAACGGCAACTTACCCCCTGGGGTGCATTTTTGTGACTGGCAAGAGTTTGTGGAACGATTTGGTACAAATGATACGAGGAGGAGAATGATAGCGGGTTTACAACTGGCAATGACTCAATTAACAGCAGCGGGTTGTCGAACGATTTATATCAATGGCAGCTTTGTCACCATTAAACCAAACCCACAAGATTTTGGTGCGTGTTATGATAATGAAACAGTGGACATTGACTATCTGAGAATAAATGCCCCTCGATTACTAAATCATTATGATCGGGCTGGACAGAAAGCGAAATACCGGGGAGAAATATTTCCCTCACAGCAAGCGATCGGGAATTACGGAATTAATTCTTTTGAATTATTCCAGCGCGATCGCCAGCAAAATGTAAAAGGAATTATAGCCATAGATTTAACAACATTTGAATTATGA
- a CDS encoding sugar phosphate nucleotidyltransferase: protein MTQIKYPVKKAVIPAAGFGTRLFPATKAVKKELFPIIDRQGQAKPVILALVEEMIDAGIEEIGIVVQPGDRAIFADFFHQTPEYFAKLSQENQAYSQLIQEIGDRITFLTQETQDGFGHCVYCAKDWVNNQPFLLSLGDHVYLSDTDISCARQLLNIYEQTGTSVVGLTVTAAEEIHHCGCVAGTWQESNTLLSVTELAEKPDLEYARKHLSIEGIPQDSFLTIFGLYVLNPRIFDYLEANITQNIRERGEFQLTSCLEQLRQAEGMLGYLVKGRSFDIGRPDAYRQTLIDFRD, encoded by the coding sequence ATGACTCAGATAAAATATCCAGTAAAAAAGGCAGTAATTCCAGCGGCTGGGTTTGGCACCCGACTCTTTCCCGCTACCAAGGCAGTGAAAAAAGAACTGTTTCCCATTATAGACCGGCAAGGGCAAGCCAAACCCGTAATTTTAGCCCTGGTTGAAGAAATGATTGATGCCGGAATTGAAGAAATTGGGATTGTAGTTCAACCCGGCGATCGCGCCATATTTGCGGATTTTTTTCACCAAACCCCAGAATATTTTGCTAAACTATCTCAGGAAAATCAAGCATATAGCCAATTAATCCAAGAAATAGGCGATCGCATCACCTTTTTGACCCAAGAAACCCAAGATGGATTTGGTCATTGTGTGTATTGTGCCAAAGACTGGGTAAATAACCAGCCGTTTTTGCTTTCTTTGGGGGATCATGTTTATCTCTCAGACACAGATATTTCTTGTGCGCGGCAACTCTTAAATATTTATGAACAAACCGGGACAAGTGTAGTGGGATTAACGGTGACTGCCGCTGAAGAAATTCATCACTGTGGTTGTGTGGCTGGAACCTGGCAAGAGTCGAACACTTTATTATCCGTGACTGAACTTGCTGAAAAGCCAGATTTAGAATATGCCAGAAAACATTTATCTATAGAAGGTATCCCTCAAGATTCATTTCTCACCATATTCGGCCTTTATGTGTTAAACCCCAGAATTTTTGACTATTTAGAAGCGAATATTACCCAGAATATTCGGGAACGGGGTGAATTTCAACTCACCTCTTGTTTAGAACAATTACGTCAAGCAGAAGGAATGCTCGGATATCTGGTAAAAGGACGGTCTTTTGATATCGGTAGACCAGATGCTTATAGACAAACTCTGATTGATTTTCGTGATTGA
- a CDS encoding helix-turn-helix transcriptional regulator: MEKFQKSIAAMDKDEAAQKNDPERWKMNRDVLQYHLMGIQAEVDEYERLINCQYSQQIEIKVDCINKLPDALIKARIAAKMSQKELAKILGIDEKRVQEYENTDYQCASFVEILEVSTVLGVKFANAVVRVDFEEIEEMKKIAARWQKNKQVSQAAKI; encoded by the coding sequence GTGGAAAAATTTCAAAAATCCATCGCCGCAATGGACAAAGATGAAGCCGCCCAAAAGAATGACCCAGAACGATGGAAAATGAATCGAGATGTGTTGCAATATCATCTCATGGGAATTCAAGCAGAAGTTGATGAATATGAACGGTTGATTAATTGCCAATACAGCCAGCAGATTGAAATCAAAGTTGACTGTATTAATAAGCTTCCAGATGCTTTAATTAAAGCAAGAATTGCTGCCAAAATGAGTCAAAAAGAACTAGCGAAAATTTTGGGTATTGATGAAAAAAGAGTTCAAGAATATGAAAATACAGATTATCAATGTGCCAGTTTTGTAGAAATCCTTGAAGTGAGCACTGTTTTGGGCGTAAAATTTGCCAACGCAGTTGTTCGAGTCGATTTTGAGGAAATAGAAGAGATGAAAAAAATTGCCGCCAGATGGCAGAAAAATAAGCAAGTGAGTCAGGCAGCTAAAATTTGA
- the petJ gene encoding cytochrome c6 PetJ translates to MKKICFVILLCLTLINLTFTAPALAMDSANGAQIFAQNCAACHANGGNIIRRGKNLKKRALQRHQKDSIEAISLLVKEGKYAMPAYGDRLSEEEITEVAAYVLAKAENDWK, encoded by the coding sequence ATGAAAAAAATCTGCTTCGTTATTTTACTTTGCTTAACCTTAATTAACCTAACCTTTACCGCCCCGGCTTTGGCGATGGATTCTGCCAACGGCGCTCAAATTTTTGCCCAAAATTGTGCCGCTTGTCATGCCAATGGGGGAAATATTATCCGCAGAGGTAAAAATCTGAAAAAGCGGGCATTACAACGACATCAAAAAGATTCGATTGAAGCCATTAGTCTGTTGGTAAAAGAAGGAAAATATGCTATGCCTGCGTATGGAGATCGCCTCTCGGAAGAAGAGATAACAGAGGTAGCGGCTTATGTGTTGGCAAAAGCAGAAAATGACTGGAAATAA
- a CDS encoding type II toxin-antitoxin system Phd/YefM family antitoxin, whose protein sequence is MNKITVEEITQDLNYYLQRAKAGESFVIFQADQPIAKIISAKSEGVLEAFDDFRSRIISEGIDLDGDEIFADVRDYTPTTEKPCW, encoded by the coding sequence ATGAATAAAATTACCGTAGAAGAAATTACTCAAGATTTGAACTACTATCTTCAACGGGCAAAAGCTGGAGAAAGTTTTGTGATTTTTCAAGCAGACCAACCTATTGCTAAAATTATTTCGGCTAAATCTGAGGGTGTTTTAGAGGCTTTTGATGATTTTCGCTCCAGAATTATTTCAGAAGGAATTGATTTAGATGGCGATGAAATCTTTGCTGATGTTCGGGACTACACCCCGACTACTGAAAAACCTTGCTGGTGA
- a CDS encoding DALR anticodon-binding domain-containing protein, whose product MTKPHLTYTLSIPIRPEQLTSSADLRFTFTGTFKSLLQQTNHTPIAPPKPTPNPETFLKTLKTHSKIYQASMSRQFAADLPPDIEQTTLKDEPKDWFIKTADFRDDCDRVLQHRNGEYTQLLKDLAIYDQILQEHCDKIIVLRPSNYGKYDVLINAAMQCLGYTKEQFQFIIVQPIKLYAFHKPSQKIHPIPDIATDELIKEIGMDALRWHSFRVPLTGVAPINISTAGQPTPADSLYRVQATHARCCALLKRAAQQGIIELDTNDQWQITAIPPSSSENPGDNPHTLTLTHQLQSTPQILEQSAKELAPHLLCQHLETLRETCELWFKSLTLDAENCTLLLKVKQTFFDILQNVLKIQAAELAGVN is encoded by the coding sequence ATGACCAAACCACACCTAACCTACACTCTCTCGATACCCATCCGCCCAGAGCAACTCACCTCATCAGCCGATCTGCGCTTTACCTTCACCGGCACCTTCAAAAGCCTACTCCAACAAACCAACCACACCCCGATCGCCCCTCCCAAACCAACCCCCAACCCCGAAACCTTCCTTAAAACCCTCAAAACCCATTCCAAAATCTACCAAGCCTCGATGTCGCGCCAGTTCGCCGCCGACTTACCCCCCGATATCGAACAAACCACCCTCAAAGACGAACCCAAAGACTGGTTTATCAAAACAGCCGACTTTAGGGACGACTGCGACAGAGTTCTCCAACACCGTAACGGCGAATATACCCAACTCCTAAAAGACCTTGCTATTTATGATCAAATTCTGCAAGAACATTGCGACAAAATCATCGTTTTACGTCCCTCTAACTATGGCAAATATGATGTTCTTATCAATGCCGCGATGCAATGCTTGGGCTACACCAAAGAGCAATTTCAATTCATCATCGTTCAACCGATCAAACTCTACGCCTTTCACAAACCCAGCCAAAAAATCCATCCTATTCCCGACATCGCCACGGATGAACTCATCAAAGAGATCGGTATGGATGCGCTGCGTTGGCACAGTTTCCGCGTTCCTTTAACCGGCGTTGCTCCGATTAATATTAGCACCGCCGGACAACCCACTCCGGCTGATAGCCTTTATCGTGTTCAAGCCACCCATGCTCGTTGTTGCGCCCTCCTAAAACGTGCCGCTCAACAGGGCATTATTGAACTGGACACCAACGACCAATGGCAAATCACTGCCATCCCCCCATCCTCATCTGAAAACCCAGGAGACAATCCTCACACCCTCACCCTCACCCATCAACTCCAATCTACTCCCCAAATCCTAGAACAGAGTGCCAAAGAATTGGCTCCCCATCTCCTCTGTCAACACCTCGAAACCCTCAGAGAAACCTGTGAGTTGTGGTTTAAATCCCTAACCCTGGATGCTGAAAATTGCACCTTACTCTTGAAGGTCAAACAGACATTTTTTGATATTTTGCAGAATGTTTTAAAAATTCAAGCCGCAGAACTAGCAGGAGTTAATTGA
- a CDS encoding colicin uptake protein — MSKIQAMENTPEITSEVVNGIIRLKPQQFIHVLDNNTGVTRLEVGPQTITLRDHERLILKPSPMIVVPPRYYCIVSNPVLRDETGQPIADQYGQIQLRYGDREIRLDQPPFPLYPGEILEQKVTQLQVVETNYALRLKAIRDFTETVTINGDSQTIQRVAGDEWLFEGSGTYIPRVEVEVLKTVSAIVIKPNQALRLMARKNCIDRLGNRRRAGEEWLVREEGAYLPGVDEELIGIFDAYVLTERKALHLRAKRTFTDIFGRNRKAGDEWLVTIEQAEIHIPDVYEEVVGEVEITTLSDREWCIVVDPIDSQGKPQLGMREVRQGRASFFLHPGESLEDGIQTVYVLGEQEALLLRATEAFSEGSGDNIIHHQPGDLWMIPGPRDYIPLVEVEVIEKRQAIPLDKNEGIYVRNIQTGELKLVSGPQAYMLSPYEELWEKELPPIVEELLAIKNDPVSERGRYRGKKSENGENDFGFSQRDKTRAVVFHVPQNAAVQIHDYKERTARTVFGPELVMLGPDEAFTVLSLSGSVPKRPHVIKSLALLLGPDFMTDLFTVETSDHARLQLRLSYNWYFEVDKNNQDAAAKLFQAPDFVDTACKAIASRVRGAVAGVPFDEFHRNSARIIRQAVFGIDDQGHIRDELRFRTNNLVIFNVDIQSVEPVDEETLKSLQKSVQIAIQITTDAQEAAARHDAARIEQEAEARLERQQIIDKAAAEVERKNLLALEAENAAIESTGQAIAEARAKAEAAQIEGQLAVSLAQQEAQAAQIRAEVELAQLKARQEAELTHKQALVNLEIAKAQRMAEINSTEFAQKVQAIGADTLRAMAQAGPEMQARLLEALGIQSVLITDGKNPINLFGTASGLISPINSGSEK; from the coding sequence ATGAGTAAAATTCAGGCAATGGAAAATACCCCGGAAATCACTTCAGAAGTGGTGAATGGCATTATTCGGCTAAAACCACAACAGTTTATTCACGTTTTAGATAATAATACTGGCGTCACCCGCTTAGAAGTTGGCCCACAAACGATTACCCTGCGTGACCACGAACGGTTAATTTTAAAACCCTCGCCGATGATTGTGGTGCCCCCCCGTTATTATTGTATTGTTTCTAATCCGGTTTTGCGGGATGAAACGGGTCAACCGATCGCGGATCAATATGGTCAAATTCAACTCCGTTATGGCGATCGCGAAATTCGTTTAGATCAACCCCCATTTCCCTTATATCCTGGGGAAATCCTAGAACAAAAAGTCACCCAATTGCAGGTAGTAGAAACTAATTATGCCCTGCGATTAAAAGCGATTCGGGATTTCACCGAAACCGTCACAATTAACGGAGACAGTCAAACAATTCAGCGGGTTGCGGGGGATGAATGGCTGTTTGAAGGGTCGGGAACTTATATTCCTCGCGTCGAAGTGGAAGTGCTCAAAACCGTGAGTGCGATCGTGATTAAACCCAATCAAGCGTTACGGTTAATGGCCCGCAAAAATTGCATCGATCGCCTGGGAAACCGTCGTCGCGCAGGGGAAGAATGGCTAGTCCGAGAAGAGGGGGCTTATTTACCCGGAGTTGATGAAGAACTAATCGGCATTTTTGATGCTTATGTGTTGACCGAGCGCAAAGCATTACATCTGCGAGCAAAACGCACTTTTACCGACATTTTTGGCCGCAATCGTAAAGCCGGTGATGAGTGGTTAGTCACCATAGAACAGGCGGAGATTCATATTCCAGATGTCTATGAAGAAGTGGTGGGAGAAGTGGAAATTACCACCCTAAGCGATCGCGAATGGTGTATCGTAGTAGACCCCATCGATTCACAGGGTAAACCGCAGTTAGGAATGCGCGAAGTTCGTCAAGGACGCGCCTCTTTCTTTTTACATCCTGGTGAATCTTTGGAAGACGGCATTCAAACCGTTTATGTACTCGGTGAACAAGAGGCATTATTATTACGAGCAACAGAAGCTTTTAGCGAAGGTTCCGGGGACAATATTATTCACCATCAACCCGGTGATTTATGGATGATACCAGGGCCACGAGATTATATTCCCTTGGTGGAAGTAGAAGTAATCGAAAAACGTCAAGCCATTCCCTTAGATAAAAATGAAGGGATTTATGTCCGCAACATTCAAACCGGGGAATTAAAATTAGTCAGTGGGCCACAAGCATATATGCTTTCTCCCTATGAAGAACTCTGGGAAAAAGAATTGCCCCCCATTGTGGAAGAACTGCTGGCGATTAAAAATGATCCGGTTTCTGAACGAGGACGATATCGGGGTAAAAAATCAGAAAATGGCGAGAATGATTTTGGGTTTTCTCAACGAGATAAAACCCGCGCTGTGGTGTTTCATGTCCCCCAAAATGCTGCGGTACAAATCCATGATTATAAAGAACGAACTGCCCGGACTGTTTTTGGCCCAGAATTGGTGATGCTTGGCCCTGATGAAGCTTTTACGGTCTTAAGTTTATCGGGCAGTGTTCCCAAGCGTCCTCATGTGATCAAATCCCTGGCTTTATTATTAGGGCCAGATTTTATGACCGATTTGTTTACGGTGGAAACTTCCGATCATGCTCGCTTGCAATTGCGCTTATCTTATAACTGGTATTTTGAGGTGGATAAAAATAATCAAGATGCTGCCGCAAAACTATTTCAAGCCCCTGATTTTGTGGATACCGCTTGTAAGGCGATCGCCTCGCGGGTTCGGGGTGCGGTTGCTGGGGTGCCTTTTGATGAATTCCACCGCAATTCGGCGCGAATTATTCGCCAAGCGGTATTTGGCATTGATGATCAAGGGCATATTCGGGATGAATTACGATTTAGAACGAATAATCTAGTTATTTTTAATGTGGACATTCAATCTGTTGAACCAGTAGATGAAGAAACATTAAAAAGTCTGCAAAAGTCGGTACAAATTGCCATTCAAATTACCACCGATGCCCAAGAAGCCGCCGCTCGCCATGATGCCGCCCGCATTGAACAAGAAGCAGAAGCACGCTTAGAAAGACAGCAAATTATTGATAAAGCAGCCGCCGAAGTTGAACGGAAAAATCTGTTAGCATTGGAAGCAGAAAATGCGGCCATTGAATCCACAGGGCAGGCGATCGCTGAGGCACGAGCAAAAGCAGAAGCCGCCCAAATTGAAGGGCAACTCGCAGTTAGTTTAGCCCAGCAAGAAGCGCAAGCAGCACAAATTCGGGCTGAGGTGGAATTAGCCCAATTAAAAGCGCGTCAGGAGGCCGAATTAACCCACAAACAAGCCTTAGTAAATCTGGAAATTGCCAAAGCCCAGCGGATGGCGGAAATTAACAGCACAGAATTTGCCCAAAAAGTGCAAGCAATTGGGGCAGATACTTTACGGGCAATGGCCCAAGCCGGCCCAGAAATGCAGGCGCGACTTTTGGAAGCCCTGGGGATTCAAAGTGTGTTAATTACTGATGGGAAAAACCCGATTAATCTCTTTGGCACTGCCAGTGGTTTAATTAGTCCGATCAATTCTGGATCGGAGAAATAA
- a CDS encoding CHAT domain-containing protein: MSQKFEELHLSITPINREKNHYLVRTEESPKGVLPAEEQVIFPVEEWLEQASRLMDDSVAGLWHGYGLSASLEDDVLYDTHGDTDEETVPGDGDVAVISSRFHIRTLVDLGREMYEALFQGDLRDRLTSAQAIAHNQGAVLRLRLGLKDSILPRLPWEVIHEDSRPIATGKDVIFSRYQPSLSSLILPPPPSSPLKILMVVAAPTDQANLALKQEANALKAELKKPTTNGTWGNTPLPQIELDILEHPDRKKLTQVLEQNSYHVLHYAGHSNLGSRGGELYLVNQQTGLGEVLNGDDLAGLLVNNGIHLAVFNSCRSTHSAKVETPETNNHRNLAEVLVNRGIPAVLAMAERIPDQVALTLTRLFYYNLKQGYPVDLSLNRARQGLMSTYGSDQLYWALPVLYLHEKYQGYLTQQPSNDTELFIPPRPMPNSRLQLRDIPRKPNSNSDAFLWRFSPSDPDDLEDDLGYDRDDDDDHFFRLSDEELLEGEDEFLDEEIEDEDEHEFLDYDLGEAADNDAESLVSDIFSELGLGKLGSAEAKPGKLSAKDEFLPHILGYESEVDDVEEIFKAVAGESQLTEKNSQTKSTISSPKAKSSAFNSDALAKPAKSHKAFRWRFGVISFLAIALFAGAIGFWRSRPQTSTSLSTSSVTEDRGLATSEPTKEKPNPLQKASTPELSAIAIENFAQGKLSEGVIAVNLLLDRGALPQAKATLEAVPNQKKNTPEINFLSGRLAWQFVQTGNKDYSVSDARRFWESSVKSDSNSTFYANALAFAYYAEGNLDLASDMWLKVVTLLEPTQALDHPEALTAYAGLALVMMKSSEGVSPEEKNVLLSKATKQRKMVMKLAASDFQPNALANNWMWPDSAITDWQKLLTLEN, from the coding sequence GTGAGCCAAAAATTTGAAGAGTTACATCTGTCCATTACCCCGATTAACCGGGAAAAAAATCATTATCTGGTGCGAACCGAAGAGTCACCCAAAGGAGTATTGCCTGCGGAAGAGCAGGTGATTTTCCCGGTGGAAGAATGGCTGGAACAAGCCAGCCGCTTGATGGATGACTCGGTGGCCGGTTTGTGGCACGGGTATGGTTTATCGGCGTCTCTGGAAGATGATGTTCTTTATGATACTCACGGGGATACGGACGAGGAAACTGTGCCAGGAGATGGGGATGTGGCGGTGATTTCTAGTCGTTTTCACATTCGCACTCTGGTGGATCTGGGTCGAGAAATGTATGAGGCATTGTTTCAAGGGGATCTGCGCGATCGCCTTACCTCCGCACAGGCGATCGCTCATAACCAAGGGGCCGTATTACGCTTACGTTTAGGACTAAAAGACAGTATTTTGCCCCGTCTTCCTTGGGAAGTGATCCACGAAGACAGTCGCCCCATTGCCACGGGCAAAGATGTAATTTTTTCTCGTTATCAACCTAGTTTATCATCATTAATTTTACCCCCGCCACCGAGCAGCCCGTTGAAAATTTTAATGGTCGTAGCGGCACCAACAGATCAAGCAAATTTAGCCTTAAAACAAGAAGCAAACGCCCTCAAAGCCGAACTAAAAAAACCGACAACTAATGGCACTTGGGGAAATACACCTTTGCCCCAAATTGAATTAGACATTCTCGAACATCCCGACCGAAAAAAGCTGACCCAAGTTCTCGAACAAAATTCTTATCATGTATTACATTACGCCGGTCATAGTAACCTGGGTTCTAGAGGGGGCGAACTGTATTTAGTCAATCAACAAACGGGATTAGGTGAAGTTTTAAATGGCGATGATTTAGCCGGATTATTAGTCAATAATGGCATTCACCTAGCAGTGTTTAACTCTTGTCGGAGTACCCATAGCGCCAAAGTGGAAACGCCGGAAACAAATAATCACCGTAATTTAGCCGAAGTGCTGGTCAATCGAGGGATTCCGGCGGTTTTGGCAATGGCCGAACGCATTCCCGATCAGGTGGCTTTGACCTTAACTCGCTTATTTTACTACAACTTGAAACAAGGTTATCCTGTAGATTTGAGTTTAAATCGGGCGAGACAAGGATTGATGTCTACCTACGGTTCCGATCAGTTGTATTGGGCGCTACCTGTGCTTTATTTACATGAGAAATATCAAGGGTATTTGACTCAGCAACCCAGCAATGATACGGAGTTGTTTATTCCCCCCCGACCGATGCCCAATTCGCGATTGCAGTTGAGGGATATTCCCCGAAAACCCAATAGTAATAGCGACGCTTTTTTGTGGCGATTTTCTCCCTCTGACCCAGATGATTTAGAAGATGATTTAGGATATGATAGGGACGATGATGATGATCATTTTTTCCGACTCTCGGATGAGGAATTACTAGAGGGTGAGGATGAATTCCTCGATGAGGAAATAGAAGATGAGGACGAGCATGAATTTTTAGATTATGACTTAGGAGAAGCAGCGGATAATGACGCCGAATCTTTAGTTTCTGATATTTTTAGTGAGTTAGGACTTGGCAAACTCGGATCTGCTGAAGCTAAACCGGGGAAACTATCTGCAAAAGATGAATTTTTGCCCCATATTCTCGGATATGAAAGTGAAGTTGACGACGTGGAAGAAATTTTTAAAGCAGTTGCCGGGGAAAGTCAATTGACTGAGAAAAACTCCCAGACGAAATCAACAATATCATCACCGAAAGCGAAATCATCAGCATTCAATTCTGATGCCTTAGCAAAACCGGCAAAAAGTCACAAAGCTTTTAGGTGGAGGTTTGGGGTCATCAGTTTTCTGGCGATCGCCCTATTCGCTGGGGCGATCGGGTTTTGGCGATCGCGTCCTCAAACCAGCACATCTTTATCCACCAGTTCGGTCACGGAAGATCGGGGTTTAGCCACTTCTGAACCCACTAAGGAAAAACCGAATCCGTTGCAGAAAGCCAGCACTCCAGAGTTATCCGCGATCGCCATTGAAAATTTTGCCCAAGGGAAATTATCCGAGGGAGTTATTGCCGTAAATTTATTACTGGATCGCGGGGCATTGCCACAAGCAAAAGCCACCTTAGAAGCGGTGCCTAACCAGAAAAAAAATACTCCAGAAATTAACTTTCTTTCTGGTCGGTTAGCTTGGCAATTTGTGCAAACTGGCAACAAAGATTATAGTGTGAGTGATGCTCGACGGTTTTGGGAATCCTCCGTAAAAAGTGACTCCAATTCTACCTTTTATGCCAATGCCTTAGCCTTTGCTTATTACGCGGAAGGCAATCTCGATTTAGCTTCGGATATGTGGTTAAAAGTGGTGACATTACTCGAACCCACCCAAGCCTTAGATCATCCTGAAGCCTTGACCGCTTATGCCGGTTTAGCATTAGTGATGATGAAATCTAGCGAGGGAGTTTCCCCAGAGGAAAAAAACGTTTTATTAAGTAAAGCGACCAAGCAAAGAAAGATGGTGATGAAATTAGCGGCAAGTGATTTTCAACCGAATGCTTTAGCTAACAATTGGATGTGGCCAGATTCGGCGATCACTGATTGGCAAAAACTCTTAACCTTGGAAAATTAA
- a CDS encoding cyclic nucleotide-binding domain-containing protein, whose amino-acid sequence MTYLENRKKFSLFLKEPNPQIVPAGETIFQAGESGNLMYVIQSGSVDIIVGKQVVETADAGHIFGEMALIDHHLRSATAIAKTDCKLVPIDQKRFTFLVQQNPYFAIEVMQVLAERLRHMNDTGISF is encoded by the coding sequence ATGACCTATTTAGAGAATCGGAAAAAATTTAGTTTATTTTTGAAAGAACCGAATCCCCAAATTGTTCCAGCGGGTGAAACCATTTTTCAAGCGGGAGAATCCGGTAATTTAATGTATGTGATCCAATCCGGCAGTGTTGATATTATTGTCGGTAAACAAGTGGTAGAAACTGCCGACGCGGGTCACATTTTTGGGGAAATGGCATTGATAGACCACCATCTCCGCAGCGCCACGGCGATCGCCAAAACTGATTGTAAATTAGTCCCTATCGATCAAAAACGCTTTACCTTTTTGGTGCAACAAAATCCCTATTTCGCGATCGAGGTGATGCAGGTCTTAGCCGAACGGCTGCGTCACATGAATGATACGGGAATTTCTTTTTAA
- a CDS encoding type II toxin-antitoxin system VapC family toxin yields the protein MSVKFLLDTNIISESIKLQPNDIFLEHFRQNLEESAIASVTWHELLYGLYRLPESRRKKNLSDYLTQVIQAKMIILPYCDAAAGWFAAERARLTALGRMPSYPDGQIAAITRVNHLILVTRNVSDFADFEGLTIENWFV from the coding sequence ATGAGCGTGAAATTTCTGCTGGATACCAACATCATTTCGGAAAGTATCAAACTACAGCCTAATGATATTTTTCTGGAGCATTTTCGACAGAATCTTGAAGAATCAGCGATCGCATCGGTGACATGGCATGAGCTTCTTTATGGGTTATACCGATTACCGGAGTCTCGGCGAAAAAAGAATTTGTCTGATTACTTAACCCAGGTGATCCAAGCAAAAATGATCATACTGCCGTACTGTGATGCTGCCGCCGGATGGTTTGCGGCTGAACGTGCCAGACTGACTGCTTTGGGTCGAATGCCGTCATACCCGGATGGGCAGATCGCTGCGATCACTAGGGTCAATCATTTGATTCTTGTGACTCGTAATGTTTCAGACTTTGCGGACTTTGAAGGACTGACTATTGAAAATTGGTTTGTTTAG